In Methanosphaera sp. ISO3-F5, a genomic segment contains:
- a CDS encoding NAD(P)/FAD-dependent oxidoreductase, with product MKIVIIGAGPAGRFASMYAAEKGNDVTLIENRYIGGKCLNQACMVVCALSDVTKHIRDAENFNDIGVFDVMPTVNFERVTERIKDTQKKIRKIITNETVGTGVEFVQGTASVDAVNKVVRVLDDEYSYDKLLVCTGSSPLIPRIKGVENALTYADTLKLKEVPEKLVIIGGGSTAAEYAGIFSHMGSQVDILCRSHFLKVLNDNESEEYIVSKMLKNTMIHENVEIKEITDRSVITNYGEIEGTVLLATGVTPNSDLVKDIVQLDENGHIIVDEHLQTSNKDIYAAGDVIGRILSTPVSRMEGMAAIKNIMGENITPDYSLIPMTITLPYDVSYLLGTDVNENGKTVKLPGAAGPGTFWHTLDGNTGFTKENINMQSNEINNIIAISPSSNIALPYMIKMIKDNVKSNEFDNFLEIHPSTDGISKLTEYYKRYSK from the coding sequence ATGAAAATAGTGATTATTGGTGCAGGGCCTGCTGGTAGGTTTGCTAGTATGTATGCTGCTGAGAAAGGTAATGATGTTACGTTGATTGAAAATAGGTATATTGGTGGTAAATGTTTAAATCAGGCTTGTATGGTTGTATGTGCTTTAAGTGATGTTACTAAACATATCAGGGATGCTGAGAATTTTAATGATATAGGCGTATTTGATGTTATGCCTACTGTTAATTTTGAAAGGGTTACTGAGCGTATTAAGGATACTCAGAAGAAGATTAGGAAGATTATTACTAATGAGACTGTTGGTACTGGTGTTGAGTTTGTTCAGGGTACTGCTAGTGTTGATGCTGTTAATAAGGTTGTTCGTGTTTTAGATGATGAGTATTCTTATGATAAATTATTGGTTTGTACTGGTTCTTCTCCTTTGATTCCTAGGATTAAGGGTGTTGAGAATGCTTTGACTTATGCGGATACTTTGAAGTTGAAAGAGGTTCCTGAAAAGTTGGTTATTATTGGTGGTGGTTCTACTGCTGCTGAGTATGCTGGCATATTCTCACATATGGGAAGTCAAGTAGACATATTATGCAGAAGTCACTTCCTTAAAGTATTAAATGATAATGAAAGTGAGGAGTATATTGTATCCAAAATGCTTAAAAACACTATGATACATGAAAATGTAGAAATAAAAGAGATAACAGATAGATCGGTTATTACAAATTATGGAGAAATTGAGGGTACTGTACTTCTTGCAACAGGTGTAACACCAAACTCAGATCTTGTGAAAGACATAGTACAACTCGATGAAAACGGACACATAATAGTAGATGAACATCTACAAACATCAAACAAAGACATATATGCTGCAGGAGATGTTATAGGAAGAATATTATCCACACCAGTTTCAAGAATGGAAGGAATGGCTGCAATAAAAAACATAATGGGAGAAAACATAACACCAGATTATTCGTTAATACCTATGACAATAACCCTACCATACGATGTAAGTTACCTGCTAGGTACTGATGTGAATGAAAACGGTAAAACAGTTAAACTACCCGGAGCTGCAGGACCAGGAACATTCTGGCATACCCTTGATGGAAACACTGGATTCACAAAAGAAAATATCAATATGCAAAGCAATGAAATCAATAACATAATTGCAATAAGCCCTTCATCCAATATTGCATTACCATATATGATAAAAATGATTAAAGATAATGTAAAATCCAACGAATTTGATAATTTCCTCGAAATACACCCATCAACAGATGGAATCTCAAAATTAACAGAATATTATAAACGATATTCTAAATAA
- a CDS encoding transposase codes for MLLGLNFDNSNPYTSLLEEIFNIIDSRRIQQIIASNGIKPLDKFNFSLKVIFISQFFDLKVSYIIDEINRKPEVRSFFNVKTILSVSQVTELIGRFPAEIIEKTMNTILRYLNRNNRVKSHTYLVDATPLDVDYNFDSKKISKKNLENKDPKWGHGTSIGFYIGFKGTFVLDYNTMMPVLFVIHPGSPHDSQIFPEILEQMKKHHLLHHNDKILADRGYYSYENYEIGLKKYHIQPLILTKSNFNIEKLNNALTCPLEYFRQNKKDMENKSKFIKLANSFCKNIIKEKESNMYEVISKTFSNS; via the coding sequence ATGTTATTAGGTTTAAATTTCGATAATTCCAACCCATATACTAGTTTGTTAGAAGAAATATTTAATATTATTGATTCTAGAAGAATTCAACAGATAATAGCTTCAAATGGTATCAAACCATTAGATAAGTTTAATTTTTCATTAAAAGTTATTTTTATTAGTCAATTTTTTGATTTAAAGGTTTCATACATCATTGATGAGATAAATAGGAAACCAGAAGTTAGATCTTTTTTTAATGTTAAAACCATATTGTCAGTTTCTCAAGTTACTGAGCTTATTGGACGTTTTCCTGCAGAAATTATAGAAAAAACCATGAACACTATCCTCAGATATCTTAATAGAAATAATAGAGTTAAATCACATACTTATTTAGTTGATGCTACTCCCTTAGATGTTGATTATAATTTTGATAGTAAGAAGATTTCCAAGAAAAATCTTGAAAATAAAGATCCAAAATGGGGTCATGGAACAAGTATTGGCTTCTACATAGGCTTTAAAGGAACTTTTGTATTAGATTACAATACTATGATGCCTGTTTTATTCGTAATACATCCCGGTTCACCACATGACAGCCAAATATTCCCAGAAATACTCGAACAAATGAAAAAACACCATTTACTACACCATAATGATAAAATACTTGCTGATAGAGGATATTATAGTTATGAAAATTATGAAATAGGTTTAAAAAAGTACCATATCCAACCATTAATCCTCACCAAATCTAATTTCAATATAGAAAAACTAAACAACGCATTAACCTGTCCACTAGAATATTTTAGACAAAATAAAAAAGATATGGAAAATAAAAGTAAATTCATAAAATTAGCAAACTCTTTTTGTAAAAATATAATCAAAGAAAAAGAATCAAATATGTACGAAGTCATATCGAAGACTTTTTCAAATTCCTAA
- a CDS encoding zinc ribbon domain-containing protein: MAHVHKNNRTKRAYEHGRTLIHIDQWYPSSKTCNNCQYYNDKLKLDNRIWTCPQCGNIHDRDINAAKNIQREGLKKI; this comes from the coding sequence ATGGCACATGTTCACAAAAATAATAGAACAAAAAGAGCATATGAACACGGACGAACACTAATACACATTGACCAATGGTACCCCTCCAGTAAAACATGCAATAACTGCCAATACTATAATGACAAGTTAAAACTCGACAACAGAATATGGACATGTCCACAATGTGGAAACATACATGACAGAGATATAAACGCAGCCAAAAACATACAACGAGAAGGATTAAAAAAAATATAA
- the trpD gene encoding anthranilate phosphoribosyltransferase gives MIREVFEDILDNKRDLTREEAYECMNDLISGEYPDTVISSFLIALRMKGETIDEITGLVQSMKDHAIQIDYIPEDYLAESCGTGGDTLKTFNVSTTASIIASSCGAKISKHGNRSVSSKFGGADALEALGVNIELTPEQVVNSIEKCNFAFIFAPKYHAATKNVMMIRKELNTRTVFNLIGPITCPSNVTARMTGVYNPDLVETVAKVAQNLNVKRGMIVHGFDADGNPAMDEISNIGKTKVAFLDEGNISVEYITPEDFGLEYSRAEDIEAPDSTEEHLQIIMNILNNVTETDKDIARMNLALINSASILYVTDKVKTLREGVEVSKRAIENGDALRQLENIIKYSNEI, from the coding sequence ATGATACGGGAAGTTTTTGAGGATATTTTAGATAATAAAAGAGATTTGACTCGTGAAGAAGCTTATGAATGTATGAATGATTTAATTAGTGGAGAGTATCCTGATACTGTAATTTCATCATTTTTAATAGCATTGCGTATGAAGGGTGAAACGATTGATGAAATCACGGGATTAGTTCAAAGTATGAAAGATCATGCTATACAGATTGATTATATTCCTGAAGATTATTTAGCTGAAAGTTGTGGTACTGGTGGAGACACACTTAAAACTTTTAATGTCAGTACTACTGCTTCTATTATTGCGAGTAGTTGTGGTGCTAAAATATCAAAACATGGAAATAGAAGTGTTAGTAGTAAGTTTGGTGGAGCGGATGCTCTTGAAGCTTTAGGTGTTAATATCGAATTAACTCCTGAACAGGTGGTTAATTCTATTGAAAAATGTAACTTTGCTTTCATTTTTGCTCCAAAATATCATGCTGCGACTAAAAATGTTATGATGATTAGAAAAGAGTTGAATACCAGAACTGTTTTTAATCTTATAGGTCCTATTACGTGTCCTAGTAATGTTACTGCCCGTATGACTGGTGTTTATAATCCGGATTTGGTTGAGACTGTTGCAAAGGTAGCTCAGAATTTGAATGTTAAACGTGGTATGATTGTGCATGGATTCGATGCTGATGGAAATCCTGCTATGGATGAAATTTCAAATATTGGTAAGACTAAGGTTGCATTTTTGGATGAGGGAAATATAAGCGTTGAATATATTACTCCTGAAGATTTTGGTTTAGAATATTCTAGGGCTGAGGATATTGAAGCTCCTGATAGTACTGAGGAACATTTACAGATTATTATGAATATTTTGAATAATGTGACTGAAACTGATAAGGATATTGCTAGAATGAATCTTGCTTTAATTAATTCTGCCAGCATATTATATGTGACAGATAAAGTTAAAACTTTACGGGAGGGTGTTGAAGTTTCTAAGCGTGCTATAGAAAATGGTGATGCTCTTAGACAATTAGAAAATATTATTAAGTATAGTAATGAAATTTAA